The genomic window GGGGAAGTCGTGGTCGTCGTGGAGCCGGCGTTGCTCGCGGAGCCGGCGTTGCTCGTCGTGCTACCCGTGGTCGTGGAGCCGGCGTTGCCCGCCGTGCTGCCCGTGGTCGTGGAGCCGCTGTTGCTCGTGGTGCCACCCGTGGTCGTGGAGCCGGCGTTGCTGGCGGAGCCGGCGTTGCCCGTGGTGCTGCCCGCGGTCGTGGTCGTCCCGGCGGCGGCCGAGCCCGGGGACGCGTTGGACGAGCTCGAGCCCGGGGTCGTCGAGGAGGGGTTGGAGGACGCGACGTTGGCCGGCCAGGTCTGGGTGTTGGAGGAGCCCGCACTGGGGTTGCTGGCGGCGGCCTGCCCGCCCGTCGTGGTGAGGGCCGCGGCCGTCTTGGTCCCGGTGGTCGAGGCGCCGCCGGAGCTGGTGGCCGGGACGTAGCTCACGCTCGGGGTGCTCGTGCTCGAGCTCGTGCTCCCGGCGACGTTGGTGGAGACGTTGATGTTGGGCGTGACGTTGATGACCGGCATCTGGGCGGCGCGGCGGGCGGCCAGGAGCTGGGCCCGGGTGAGGTGGACCCTCACCTTCGGCTGCCTCATGACCCGGACATGGGCCTGGGCGGCGCGGAGGCGGGCGGCGGCCGCGGACATGAGGACGCGCCCCTCCAGGTCCTCGATGGTGGTCTGGAACGTCACCTTGCGGCGGGCGGTCTTCTGGGAGGAAGCGGAATGTGAGGCGGCGAAATCGTGCGACATGACCCCCAAGCCCTCCTGGCTGAAAGTCCCGAGGGGCGAGCATCCGGCAGACCGACCCCAATCCGAAGAATCGCGATCGCCGGCATAACCCGACCCCGGGCCTGTCCATCCCCTATCGGCACGCGGCCGAGGATTCTTGAATGGAGATCCCGAATCCGCCCTCCGACCTTCGCGAGCCCGCGAACTGGGCAAACTCGGGGAGGCGGGCGGGGCGACTCCTTCGCACCCGCCGGCCCTCGGGATGTTCATGCTCGTCCCGCACGGACGCGTGCCAGGCCCCCGGAACTTTTTTCGAGATGCCGTCGCGGGCGACGCAAGGCATTCCCGGCGAACGCCATGCGACGCACCATGGGCCGCGAGGACGGCCCGGGCGGCCCCTGGAGTCTTGCGTCCGGCGCGGCCGGGTCCCTACCATGGCGCACGCTTCGATGGAGTAGCTACGTCGGCCGCGTCGGTCCGCCACGGCCGGGAAGGTCGGGCGAGTGCCTGCTCGGGAGATCAAGGAGGTTCGGCGGCCGGGGCGATGCGCCGCGGCCTTCATGTCCCGACGGGGGCCGGAGATCCGGCCCATGAGCCCGTCGGGGGATGCCCCCCCTGGGACATGGAAGTCCGCTCGACGATCGCGCCGGTCGCCCACAGGGCGACCACATCCATGGCGACGCAAGAGACGATCCGGGAGATCCGGACGGCGGGGAGGCGGTTCATCGGGCGCCTGGCGCGGGGCATGCTGCCGCAGCGGACGCTCTCGCTCCGGCACGTCGAGCCGGGCCTGCGCCTGACGGTGGACCTGAGGCGCAACCTGATGTTCTGGTGGGGCGGGCTGGGCCGCTTCGAGCCCTATTCCGTGAGCGTCTTCCGGGCGGCGATCCGGCCCGGGGACGTGGTCGTGGACGTCGGGGCGAACATCGGGTTCTTCACCACGCTCTTCGCCCGGCTGGCCGGGCCCGGCGGGCGGGTCGTCGCGTTCGAGCCCGACCCCGACAACCTGCGGCTCCTCCGCGGGAACGTGGCCTCGCTGACCGGGGCCGCGGAGGTCACGCTCATCGAGGCCGCGGTCGGCGCCGAGCGGGGCACGGCGTCGTTCAGCTTCGACCGCGCGACGGGCGCCACCGGGCACCTGGGCGCCACGGCCACGATGGGGGGCACCCTCTACGGCGACGGCACGCCGCAGGTCAAGGAGACGCCGGTGGAGACCGTGGACGCGGTCGCCGATCGCCTGGGCGTCCGACCCGCCGTGATCAAGCTGGACATCGAAGGGGGAGAGCTGGACGCCCTCCGCGGCGCCCGGTCGACCCTCGTGGCGCACCGCCCGGTGGTCGTCTCCGAGCTCGGCGGCGAGGGCGGCCGCGAGGTGCTCTCGCTCCTGGAATCGGCCGGCTACCGCCTGTGGAACCTCGAGACCGGCCGGTCGGTCCCCGACCAGGACCCGAGCCCCGCCATGGCCGTGGCCATCCACGAGTCATGCGTCGACGACGACCGCGGCCGTCGGATCCGCGACGCCCTCGCCGCCCTGGCCGGATAGCCCCGCCCGGCTGTCATCCCCGTAGGGGCCGCCTCCGTGCGGCGGCCCCTGCCCGCCCGGACCGGCCGAGCCCGTGCCGCCGGCCATCCCTCCGCCCGGCCCGCGAACCTCGCCGCGGCCGTCCGCGTCTCCAGGGGGCGGAGGGTGGTGCAGACGAGGGTTACTTCGACTTCCAATCGCGAGGTCGCGGGTTCGAATCCCGCCCGGCAGATGGATCCGCCCGGATCCGTCCGGCCTGCCGGTAGCTCAGTGGTCAGAGCGCGTACGTTCCTTCGCCGCTTCTTCCCCCTCCTCCCCGAACCAAAGGCCGGCGCGTTCGCGCCGGGCCGGACTTCGATTATCGTGTGGAACGGGGACGGGCCCCTCGGGGCCCGGGCCCCGGCGGCCGGTCGGTGGTGCAGGCCAGGGTTACTTAGCTAAAACCAAGGTCCCTGTCCGCTTCTTCCCCGCCGGCCTTACCCGGGCCCGCCCGATCGGGCCGGGGAAGGGAGAGGTGCCTCCATGGCGACCATCAACAAGCCCCACCAGGGATCCACCCACGAGGGCGCCCCGGCCGCTCGCATCAGCCCGCTGGCGCAGCTCGAGCGTTCGGTGATGTCGTGCCTCCTCTGGGAGGACGAGTTCTACGAGTCCGGCCAGGCCATCGGCGAGCGGATCGCCGAGCTGGTGGCTCGCGTGCCGGCCGAGGACGCCGTGCGCGTGGCGATCCGCGCCAAGGAGGAGATGCGGCTGCGGCACGCGCCGCTGCTCGTCGCCCGCGAGATGTTGCGGACGAAGGAGGGCCGCGCGCTGGCGAAGGAGGTGATCCCGCGCGTGATCCTCCGGCCGGACGACATCACCGAGTTCCTGGCGAACTACTGGAAGGACAACCCGGACGAGCCGCTGGCCAAGCAGGTCAAGCGGCGGCTCGGCGAGGCCTTCCGCGCATTCGACGAATACCAGCTCGCCAAGTACAGCGGCGGCAAGAAGGCGGTGACGCTCCGCGACGCCATCCGGATCACGCGGCCGAAGCCCTCGGACGACGCCCAGGCCGCGCTCTGGGGCCGCCTCGTCAAGGGCGAGCTCGCCACGCCGGACACCTGGGAGGTCGCGCTCTCGAAGGGGGGCGACAAGAAGGAGGCCTGGACGCGGCTCCTCGCCGAGGGCCGCCTGGGAGGCCTGGCCGCGCTCCGCAACCTCCGCAACATGGCCAAGGCCGGCGTGGACCAGGAGTCGATCCGGGGCGCCATCCGGGGCCTGAAGGCCGGCCGGCTGCTGCCGATCAACTTCCTCGCCGCCGCCCGGGCCAACCCCCAGTTCGAGCCCGAGCTCGAGGCGAAGTTCCTCGACTGCTTCGCCGGCCGGGTGCGCCTGGAGGGGGAGACCATCCTCCTGGTGGACGTCTCCGGCTCGATGGACGCCGTGCTCTCGGCCAAGTCGGAGATGCGGAGGATCGACGTGGCCTGCGCGCTGGCGATGATCGGCCGCGAGACGTTCGAACATCTTCGGGTGTTCACCTTCTCCAACGACCTGGTCGAGGTCCCCGGCCGCCGCGGCTTCGCGCTCAGGGACGCGATCGTGGGGTCGCAGTATCACGCCGGCACCAACCTCGGCACGGCCCTGAGGCGCCTGCCGAAGGCCAGCCGGCTGATCGTGATCACCGACGAGCAGAGTCACGAGCCCGTGCCCCAGCTCGCCGGCTACCTGATCAACGTCGCGAGCGCGAGGAACGGCGTCGGCTACGGCACCTGGGTCCACATCGACGGGTGGTCGGACCGGGTGCTCGACTACATCGCCCGTCACGAGGCGACCGCGTGAAGGCGGCCGGAGCCCGGCCGGCGAGAGCCGCTTGATTCCCCGGCCGTCTCGGACGAACCGCTGACTCGTGACTCGAGCCGCGAGGCCCTTCCTATCCCCTCCCTCCACCGCGGGGGAGGGCACCAGAGTGACGCGTCCCGGCCGGTGGATCATGGCAAGCGGCCGAAGGGGAAGAGGAATGGCGACGCGACGGCGTGACGAGATCCTTCGGAAGGTCCTTTTCACCGCTCGCCCCGTTCTCTCCAACCCACAGCGCCGGCCGGTCGCGACTTGCCTGCTGGTCGCCGCGGCCTGCCTCGTCGGTTGTGCAGCCTCGCCCTCCCCCGCCCTTCGCGTCGAGGACCGCTTCGGCCGGCCGGTCGGGGATCGGGGCCTGACGCTCGTGGACTGGGAGGGCTACCTCGCCAACCCGGCGATCCGGCTCGACGTCGTCGCGCCGGAGGGCCTCCCCTACCCCGCGACGCTGACCCTCCGCGGCGACCACCCGCGCCTCGCCTTCGACCTGCCGAGCACCGCTGGCGCGGACGGGCCGAGGAAGGAGGTCCGGCTCGAGCGCGCGGGGCGGGCCTCGATCCGCGTCGGCATCTTCCCGGACCGCGACGGCCGCGACGAGGACCACTCGCTTCGGGTCGAGCTTGCGGACGCACGCGGAACCCGGTCCTCCCGGACGATCCCGCTGCACGTCATCGACCAGGACCCCGAGGGGGACGAAAATGGTGACGATGCCCGGCCCCCTCGCCTGTCGATCGTCGTCGATTTCACCCAGGACCGCACGGGCTTCTTCGACGACGAGGCGCATCGCGACGTGGCCCGGAGGGCGGCGGCGGACTGGTCGTATTTCCTGGACGGCGAAGGGCAGGCCGCGGTCGCGCCCGGCGAGGAATCGACGCTCATCTGGAACCCGGACGGCTTCCGCTCGGTCCGGACCGTGACGAATGCGAAAATGTTCGCGGGATATCTCCTTTACGCGTATGGGATCGATGGCCCCGACCTCCGCTCGGGCGGCGAGCCCTCGCCGACGAGCGGCTTCCAGTCCCGCGGCGGGCAGGCCCTGCCGCTGCGGCGGTCCGGCGGCTACGAGGTCGAGGTCAAGGGCAACTACAACCGCGAAGGCTGGCGGACCGACCTGGCCGACGACGACTGGTGGAGGGCGACGAACCTCCGCCGCGACCGGGCCGACCTCTATTCGATCGCCCACCACGAGATCGGCCACGCGCTCATCTTCAACGGCCACAATCCGCGCTTCGGCGACGGGAAGCGGGCCGGGACGCTGCGCGAGGATCGGCTGCGGGCCTACCTGGGCAAGGACCCGGCCGTCGATCGGACCGACCACCTCCCCGGGACGATCGACCCGGCGAGCCTCCGCGGCGCCTTCGGCAACGAATACCACGGCGCGATGCCGAGGGGCCGCTGGCTGATCACCAGGGCCGACCTGATCGCCGCGAGGTCCGTCGGCTATCGCCTGCGGCTGACCTCGGCCTTCGCCCCCCTCGCGATCGAGACCGCCACGCTCCCCGCGGGCCGTTCGGGCGAGCCCTACGCCGCATCCCTCCGCGCCACGGGCGGCGTCCCGGCCTACGACTGGCGGGTCGTCGCGGGCACCCTCCCGCCGGGCCTGTCCCTGGACACCTTCACCGGCGAGTTGCGCGGCACGCCCGAGAAGCCGCGCCTCTTCGAGCTCACCGTCCGCGTCCGGGACAGCGACGAATCGGCCGGCGAGGCCGGGCTGTCACGAGCGTTTCGGTTGGAGATCACGGGGCCTTGATGCCTTCCCGTGGGAGCCGGCTCCGTCCGGCGACCGGGTGAGCATCGGCCTCGCGATTTCCCTTCGATCGGCGGTTGGATGGCTGTGGAGGAAGGCAGCGGATCCCGGGCCATGCGTCGGCTTCAGTGGTCGTGGTCCGTCTCCTCCACGGTCCCGTCCGCCGCGAAGTAGACCTTGGCCTGGCAAAACGTCCATCGCGTGAAGTACCACGACTCGGAACCGTCCTCGGAACAGTTGACGGTCCCGGGCCTGCCCAGTAGGGCGACCACCTGTTCCCTGGACATCCCCGTCCGGACGCGTGCCAGTTGCGACAGCGAGGAGCCATGTCCCTCGCCGAACCAGTAGGCCAGCGCGAACAGGACGGCCAATAGGGCGGCGACCGTCCAGACAATGGAATGGAACGTCCGTCCGGTCCTCGTCGACATCGACACCTCCATGACCTCGAGCTCGCGGCCAGGCCCGGCGACTCCGGCCGCCGTATTGGCCGGATCATAACGGGCTGATCGCTCCCGCGATGCGTCGGAATCCCCGCGGCCGGGCATGGGGTATGCGACCGCTCCGAGGCTCGCCCGGTCGCCGGGCGGAGCCGGCTCCCACGGTAAGGCCCCGCGATCGGCCCGGGCCCTCGACGCTCGCCGGGCGATCCCGGGGGCGCGGACCGCCCGCCCGTTCCCTTTCGGGCCCGTTTCGGTTATGCCGGAAGGTCGGGCGTTCGATGTCCGAATCCCCGTCGATCCTCCGTGGCGAGCCTTCCGATGCCTCCCGTGCTGTCCGAGTCCCAGTGCCGGCACCTGCGGATGATCTTCGAGCGCGGGGCGGCGGCGGCGTCGCTGGCGCTCTCCCGGTGGCTGGGCGAGGACGTCCGCCTGTCCATCAGCGAGGTGGAGCAGGTGGACCTCGCCGAGGCCGCGGGCGTGCTCGGGCCGGCCGAGGCCCTCGTCGCGGCGTGCGCGATGGGGCTCTCCGGGCCGCTCGGCGGGCAGATCCTGCTGGTCTTCGAGGACCGCGCGGGGCTCGCCCTGGCCGACCTCCTGCTCCGCCAGCCCCCCGGCACCGCGAAGGATTGGGGCGAGCTCGAGCGGTCCGCCGCGATGGAGACGACCAACATCGTCGGCTGCGCGTACCTCAACGCCCTGGCGGCGCACCTGCCGGGCGGCCTCGCGAAGCCGGATGGGGGCGACGGCCCCGGCGAGGAGCTCGTGCCCTCGCCGCCGACGTTCCTGCACGAGTTCGCCGGCAGCCTGCTGGAGTTCGCCCTCATGGACCAGGCGCTGGAGCTCGACCGCGTGCTCCTGGTCCACACGGCGTTCGCGACCGGCCGTCGCGAGCTGTCGCTCGACTGGACCCTGCTGTTCGTCCCCGACCACGCCTCGCTCCGGGCCCTCGCCGGGGCGATCGGCGAGCTGGAATCCCATTGATGGCCCCGACCGCCACGAACCCGCCCGCCAGCCCGGGGCCGCCGGGGGTCATCTCGGTGGCCATCGGCCGGTGGGCCGTCGCGGCCGCGCCGGCGCGGATCAAGACCCTCCTCGGCTCGTGCGTCGGGGTGGTGCTCTTCGACCGCGTGGCGAGGGTGGGCGGCCTGGCCCACATCGTCCTGCCCGACTCCCGCGGCGCGATCGACCAGCCCGGCAAGTTCGCCGACACGGCGATCCCCGCCATGGTCGCCGACATGGAGGCGCTCCTCCGCGTGCGGGCCGCCGGGCGCGTCGTCGCCAAGCTCGCCGGCGGCGCGAGCATGTTCGCGACCGGCCCGGCGGCCCAGGCGGGCGCCGCGCTGAACATCGGCCGGATGAACGCGGAGGCCGCGGAGCGGATCCTGGCCGGGCTGCGGATCCCGATCGTGGCCCGCGACCTCGGCGGCGAATCCGGCCGGCACTTGACCATGGACACGGCTTCGGGCATCGTCGCTATCAGGATCCCGGGAGGGGCCGATCATGAGATCTGAAGGGCTCAGGGGGCGGCCGGCATGAGCACGGGCGCAGGCACCGGCGCGAAGCGGCTCCTCGTGGTGGACGACGCCCTGTTCATGAGGCGCCTGATCGGGGACGTCGCCGCCGAGGCCGGCTGGGAGGTCGCCGGCGAGGCCGCCAACGGCGAGGAGGCCGTGTCGCTCTACGCGCGGCTCCGGCCGGACCTCGTCACCATGGACCTGGTCATGCCCGTCATGGGGGGCCTGGAGGCCCTCCGCCGCATCCGCGAGCACGACCCGGGGGCGAGGGTCATCGTGGTGACGGCCCTGGATCAGAAGCAGTCGCTCATGGATTCCATCCGCGACGGCGCGATCGACTTCATCGTCAAGCCGTTCGAGCGAGAGCGGGTCGTCAGGCTGCTCCGGAAGCTCGGCGGCGAGGCCGGCGCCAGCACCGGGCCACCGCCCGGATCGGGGGGGACGTGACCGGACCAGGGCCCGCCCCGGGCCGGAAGGTGCGGGTGCTCGTCGTCGACGACTCGGCGCTGATGCGCCGGCTGCTCTCGGACCTTCTGGGCGCCTCGCCCGAGGTCGAGGTCGTCGGCCTGGCGAAGGACGGGCGGGACGCCGTGCTCCAGGCGTCGCGGCTGAAGCCCGACGTCATCACGCTGGACGTCGAGATGCCGGAGGTCTCCGGCCTGGAGGCGCTGCCGCTGCTGCTGGCGACGCACGAGGCCCCCGTGGTGATGGTCAGCGCCCTGACGCAGGCCGGGGCCGACGTCACGCTCCAGGCCCTGGAGCTGGGCGCCGTGGACTTCATGCCCAAGCCGGAGAAGAACCAGTTCGCCGAGATGCGGGCCCACGGCGACCTGCTGATCTCCAAGGTCCTCACCGCCGCCGAGAGCCGCGTCCGACGGCAGCGGAGGCCGGGGTCGCCCCCCCCCTCCCCGTCCCCCTCTGCCTCGCCCGCTACGCCGCCGTCGTCGCAGCGCCCGGCCGCCGCCCGCCCCCGGCTCTCCGCCGCGGGCACGGCCGCGGCCTGCGTGGCGATCGGCATCTCGACGGGGGGCCCGCAGGCGCTCAGCCAGGTCCTGCCGCTGCTGTCGCCGCCGATGCCGCCGATCCTGATCGTCCAGCACATGCCCGGCCAGTTCACGAAGGTCTTCGCCGACCGGCTGGGCCGCGCGTGCTCGCTCGCCGTGAAGGAGGCGGCGGAGGGGGACGTCCTCCAGCCGGATCGCGTGTACGTCGCCCCGGGCGGCCGGCACCTCTCCGTCGCCGGCCCCGCGGCGCGCCCCCGGGTCGCGATCACCGACGACGAGCCGGTGAGCGGCCACAAGCCCTCCGTGGACGTCCTCTTCCGGTCGGTCGCGAGGCATTTCCAGGCGAGGGCCGTCGGCGTCATCATGACCGGCATGGGCCGCGACGGCGTCGAGGGCTGCAAGGCCATCCTCGCCGCCGGCGGGCTCACCCTCGGCCAGGACGAGGCCACCTCCGTCGTCTACGGCATGAACAAGGCCGCATTCCTCGAAGGCGCCGTGAAGTCCCAGTTCGCGCTGGAGGACCTGGCGGGGATCCTCAGGGAACTCTGAAGTCACCGCTTGTCCTTTCTTCGCAAATTTGCGATAATCTGGGCGGATAGATCGATCAGTCGCTGTGGATCTTCTCCGGCGAAGGGGCGTAGGATGCCCGCGACGGAAGTCATCTTCTTTCAGCGGGAGGATGGGTCGGTCCCCATCCTCGACTGGTTAGCCGACCTGCCTCGCAAGGCTCGGCTGAAATGCCTGGCGAAGCTTGCCCGACTCGAGGAACTCGGCCACGAGCTGAGGCGTCCTGAAGCCGACATCCTTCGTGATGGGATCTATGAGTTGCGCGTCCGACTCGGGACCGTGAACTATCGGATGCTCTACTTCTTTCACGGACGAATCGCGGCGATCGTGGCGCACGGGCTCGCGAAGGAGAAGGCCGTTCCGGCCGGGGACATCGACGAGGCGATCGAGCGGAAGTCCCGTTACGAGGCCGACCCCGACAGGCACCGATTTCGACCGCAACGATGAGGTGAGACGCATGCCCCGGAAAAGACGATTCGCGTCGCCGGCCCTCGCGCACGCCTACGAGAAATTCGTCGCCAGCGAGGAGGATGCGGCGGCCGTCGAGGAAGAGATGGAGAACGCCGAGGTCGGGCGGCAGATCTACGACCTGCGGACCAAGGCCGGCCTGACCCAGGCCAAACTCGCCACGCTCGTCGGCACGACGGCCTCGGTCATCAGCCGGCTCGAGGACGCCGATTACGACGGCCATTCCTTATCCATGCTCCGCCGCATCGCTCGGGCCCTGAATCGTCGGGTCGAGATTCGTTTCCTCCCCCTCGAAAGCAGTCCGTGACATTTGTAAGATAAGAGGGTCGGCGGCCCGCCTTCGTGCGATCCCTCTCCTGCCACTCCCCGGAGGATTTTGCCCGGGTGCCGGCGGGGTCCCGAGGAGTCCGGCCCGTGTCCGAGCACTTCGAGTACGCCCCCGAATTTGGATGGATCCGGAGGCGCACGCCGAAGCGCGGGCTCAACCTCGTGGAGGTCCTCGTGGTGGTCGGGCTCCTCGGGATCGTGGCGGGCCTGCTCATGCCGGCGGTCTGCACCAACTGCGTCACCACGCGGAGAGGCCAGTGCGCAAATAACCTCAGGAACATCGCAGTCGCGCTCGTCCAGTACGAGCAGCGTTACGGCGCCTTCCCGCCGGCGTACACCACGGACCGGGACGGGCGGCCTCTACATAGCTGGCGTACCCTGATCCTGCCCTACCTCGACCAGCCGGATCTCTACGAGTCGATCGACCTGTCGAAGCCCTGGGACGATCCGGTCAACACGAAGGCCTTCGCGACCTGGGTGAGTCCCTACCATTGTCCCTCGTCGGGGGCGCCGGAGAACACCACGACCTACCTGGCGAATGCGGCCGAGGGCGGCCTGCTGATGCCCGACAAGCCCCGGCGCCTTGCGGAGGTCACCGACCGGCTCGCGTCCACCCTCATGATGATCGAAGTCGATGAGGGACACGCCGTCCCCTGGATGGCGCCGACCGACGCGGACGAGGCCCTGATCCTGGGCCTCACGCCCGGCTCGAAACTCCCCCACCCGAAGGGCATGAATGCGGCGTTCGTCGATGGATCCGTGCGGTACCTCGAGGCCACCACGCCACCCGAGGGTCGCCGGGCCATGATCTCGATCGCCGGGCACGACGGGCCGACGGAAGACCCGTTCTGACGGCATCGAAGTCCCTCATGGAGTCACGCCCATGTCCACCACCTTCGACCACGACCCCGAGTTCGGCGGCACGATCCGGAAGCCCGAGGCCGGGCCCGGCGTCATCGCCCGCGTCCTGAGGACGCTCGGCTGCCTGGGCGTGATCGTGCTCGGGATCATGCTCCTTTCTCCAGCCTACCGCAGCGCCCGGGAGGCGGCCCGCCGCGCCGCGTGCGTCAACAACCTCAAGCAGATCGCGCTGGCGATGCACAACTACGCGGAGGAGCACGGCGCCTTCCCCCCCGCCTGCACCCTCGATGCGAACGGCCGCCGGCTGCATAGCTGGCGCGTGCTGCTGCTCCCCTACCTCGAGTTGGAGGCGTTCTACAAGACGATCGACCTGTCGAAGCCCTGGGACGACCCGGCCAACGCGAAGGCCGCCGAGAGGATGCCGAGCGTCTACAACTGTTCCGCGTCCGCCAAGCCCAACCACACGGCGGAGCCCTTCGAGCGCTTCGGGAACAGGCCCGACAACACGACGACCTACCTCGCCAACGCGGCCGAGGGCGGCCTGCTGAGGCGCGGCAAGCCCCGGCGCCCCGAGGACGTCATCGACGGCCTGATGGAGACCCTCATGGTCATCGAGGCCGACGACCGGGAGGCCGTCCCCTGGATGGCCCCGATCGACGCCGACGCGACGTTGATCCTGGGCCTGTCGCCCGACTCGAAGCTCGCCCACCCGGGCGGCATGAACGCCGCGTTCTGCGATGGCTCGGTCCGGTTCCTCAAGGCCACGCTCGCCGCATCGACGCGCCGGGCCATGATCACGATCGACGCCGGCGACGGGCCCCATGTCGAGACGTACTGACGGCCTCGCCGGCAACCGAGGAGTCGGGCCCATGTCCAAGCATCGCGAATACGACCCCGACTTCGGCCCGATCCCGGGGACGGACGACGCTCCGGTTCGCGTGGCCCGGCTCCTGGGGGCCGTCGTGGTCGTCCTCGTCCTGGCCGCGCTCGTCCTGCCGGCCTTCACGAGGCCCCGCGGCGACGGCCGGTCCCGGTGCACGAACAACCTCAGGCAGATCGGCCTGGCCCTCTCCATGTACGGGGAGCAGTATGGCGCCCTGCCGCCGGCCTGCACGGTGGACCGGGCCGGCCGGCCGCTGCATAGCTGGCGGACGCTGCTCCTGCCCTACCTCAACGAGCAGGACCTCTACGCGTCGATCGACCTGTCGAAGCCCTGGGACGATCCGGTGAATGCGAAGCTGGCCGCGTCGACTCTCTACCTCTATACCTGCCCGACATCGCGTGAGAAGCCTGGCACCACGACCTACCTGGCGACCACCGCCCCCGACGGCTGCCTGATCCCGGGCAAGCCTCGACGCCTGGCGGAGATCACCGACTCGCACGACGAGACCCAGCTGGTGATCGAGGCCGGCGAGGAGCATGCCGTCCCCTGGATGGCCCCGATCGACGCCGATCTCCCCCTGGTCCTGAGCCTCTCGCCAGGGTCGAGGTTCCACCACGATGTGTCGGTCGGCGCCTGCACCGTGGACGGCCGGGTCCATTTCT from Aquisphaera giovannonii includes these protein-coding regions:
- a CDS encoding chemotaxis protein CheD, with the translated sequence MAPTATNPPASPGPPGVISVAIGRWAVAAAPARIKTLLGSCVGVVLFDRVARVGGLAHIVLPDSRGAIDQPGKFADTAIPAMVADMEALLRVRAAGRVVAKLAGGASMFATGPAAQAGAALNIGRMNAEAAERILAGLRIPIVARDLGGESGRHLTMDTASGIVAIRIPGGADHEI
- a CDS encoding type II toxin-antitoxin system RelE/ParE family toxin — protein: MPATEVIFFQREDGSVPILDWLADLPRKARLKCLAKLARLEELGHELRRPEADILRDGIYELRVRLGTVNYRMLYFFHGRIAAIVAHGLAKEKAVPAGDIDEAIERKSRYEADPDRHRFRPQR
- a CDS encoding protein-glutamate methylesterase/protein-glutamine glutaminase, with the translated sequence MTGPGPAPGRKVRVLVVDDSALMRRLLSDLLGASPEVEVVGLAKDGRDAVLQASRLKPDVITLDVEMPEVSGLEALPLLLATHEAPVVMVSALTQAGADVTLQALELGAVDFMPKPEKNQFAEMRAHGDLLISKVLTAAESRVRRQRRPGSPPPSPSPSASPATPPSSQRPAAARPRLSAAGTAAACVAIGISTGGPQALSQVLPLLSPPMPPILIVQHMPGQFTKVFADRLGRACSLAVKEAAEGDVLQPDRVYVAPGGRHLSVAGPAARPRVAITDDEPVSGHKPSVDVLFRSVARHFQARAVGVIMTGMGRDGVEGCKAILAAGGLTLGQDEATSVVYGMNKAAFLEGAVKSQFALEDLAGILREL
- a CDS encoding Ig domain-containing protein, with translation MATRRRDEILRKVLFTARPVLSNPQRRPVATCLLVAAACLVGCAASPSPALRVEDRFGRPVGDRGLTLVDWEGYLANPAIRLDVVAPEGLPYPATLTLRGDHPRLAFDLPSTAGADGPRKEVRLERAGRASIRVGIFPDRDGRDEDHSLRVELADARGTRSSRTIPLHVIDQDPEGDENGDDARPPRLSIVVDFTQDRTGFFDDEAHRDVARRAAADWSYFLDGEGQAAVAPGEESTLIWNPDGFRSVRTVTNAKMFAGYLLYAYGIDGPDLRSGGEPSPTSGFQSRGGQALPLRRSGGYEVEVKGNYNREGWRTDLADDDWWRATNLRRDRADLYSIAHHEIGHALIFNGHNPRFGDGKRAGTLREDRLRAYLGKDPAVDRTDHLPGTIDPASLRGAFGNEYHGAMPRGRWLITRADLIAARSVGYRLRLTSAFAPLAIETATLPAGRSGEPYAASLRATGGVPAYDWRVVAGTLPPGLSLDTFTGELRGTPEKPRLFELTVRVRDSDESAGEAGLSRAFRLEITGP
- a CDS encoding TROVE domain-containing protein, whose amino-acid sequence is MATINKPHQGSTHEGAPAARISPLAQLERSVMSCLLWEDEFYESGQAIGERIAELVARVPAEDAVRVAIRAKEEMRLRHAPLLVAREMLRTKEGRALAKEVIPRVILRPDDITEFLANYWKDNPDEPLAKQVKRRLGEAFRAFDEYQLAKYSGGKKAVTLRDAIRITRPKPSDDAQAALWGRLVKGELATPDTWEVALSKGGDKKEAWTRLLAEGRLGGLAALRNLRNMAKAGVDQESIRGAIRGLKAGRLLPINFLAAARANPQFEPELEAKFLDCFAGRVRLEGETILLVDVSGSMDAVLSAKSEMRRIDVACALAMIGRETFEHLRVFTFSNDLVEVPGRRGFALRDAIVGSQYHAGTNLGTALRRLPKASRLIVITDEQSHEPVPQLAGYLINVASARNGVGYGTWVHIDGWSDRVLDYIARHEATA
- a CDS encoding response regulator; this translates as MSTGAGTGAKRLLVVDDALFMRRLIGDVAAEAGWEVAGEAANGEEAVSLYARLRPDLVTMDLVMPVMGGLEALRRIREHDPGARVIVVTALDQKQSLMDSIRDGAIDFIVKPFERERVVRLLRKLGGEAGASTGPPPGSGGT
- a CDS encoding DUF1559 family PulG-like putative transporter, with product MSEHFEYAPEFGWIRRRTPKRGLNLVEVLVVVGLLGIVAGLLMPAVCTNCVTTRRGQCANNLRNIAVALVQYEQRYGAFPPAYTTDRDGRPLHSWRTLILPYLDQPDLYESIDLSKPWDDPVNTKAFATWVSPYHCPSSGAPENTTTYLANAAEGGLLMPDKPRRLAEVTDRLASTLMMIEVDEGHAVPWMAPTDADEALILGLTPGSKLPHPKGMNAAFVDGSVRYLEATTPPEGRRAMISIAGHDGPTEDPF
- a CDS encoding FkbM family methyltransferase, with product MATQETIREIRTAGRRFIGRLARGMLPQRTLSLRHVEPGLRLTVDLRRNLMFWWGGLGRFEPYSVSVFRAAIRPGDVVVDVGANIGFFTTLFARLAGPGGRVVAFEPDPDNLRLLRGNVASLTGAAEVTLIEAAVGAERGTASFSFDRATGATGHLGATATMGGTLYGDGTPQVKETPVETVDAVADRLGVRPAVIKLDIEGGELDALRGARSTLVAHRPVVVSELGGEGGREVLSLLESAGYRLWNLETGRSVPDQDPSPAMAVAIHESCVDDDRGRRIRDALAALAG
- a CDS encoding chemotaxis protein CheC, whose amino-acid sequence is MPPVLSESQCRHLRMIFERGAAAASLALSRWLGEDVRLSISEVEQVDLAEAAGVLGPAEALVAACAMGLSGPLGGQILLVFEDRAGLALADLLLRQPPGTAKDWGELERSAAMETTNIVGCAYLNALAAHLPGGLAKPDGGDGPGEELVPSPPTFLHEFAGSLLEFALMDQALELDRVLLVHTAFATGRRELSLDWTLLFVPDHASLRALAGAIGELESH
- a CDS encoding helix-turn-helix transcriptional regulator; the protein is MPRKRRFASPALAHAYEKFVASEEDAAAVEEEMENAEVGRQIYDLRTKAGLTQAKLATLVGTTASVISRLEDADYDGHSLSMLRRIARALNRRVEIRFLPLESSP
- the bamE gene encoding outer membrane protein assembly factor BamE domain-containing protein is translated as MSTRTGRTFHSIVWTVAALLAVLFALAYWFGEGHGSSLSQLARVRTGMSREQVVALLGRPGTVNCSEDGSESWYFTRWTFCQAKVYFAADGTVEETDHDH